The Pedobacter frigiditerrae genomic sequence CCTCGTAAAGCAATGCCTACTCCAGCGCCTGCAAGACCATAATTATATAAAACTACATACAAAGAAAGCCTCCAGACAAAAATCTGGAGGCTTTCTTTTTAGAACGTAAACACCTGCTCCTTAAAAGCCCAAACTACTAATTGATGTGAATTTTTAAAGCCCAATTTCTTTACCATATTTCTGCGATGTGTGTTAACGGTTAGCTCACTGATAAATAGCCGATCGCTAATCTCCTTACTATTGTTCCCCATACATACCAAATGCAAGATTTCTAACTCCCGTTGGCTAATTTGTTTCGCTTCGTAAGATATTTCTAAGGTCATAATAAATTTTCTTAAACTTTATAAGCACCTATAATGCCTTATTTTTAGTGGGTTTTTATTCTTCAGAAACAATGGTTCCTTTATTTACTAGTTTTTGTATGCAAAAGCGACTACCTTATTAATCGGTTGATATTTTAGAAAGCATTGCAATCAATGCTTTTCCATTGTTGTGTTAATTGAGCAATCTGTGATTTTGTTGCCGCGTCACATTTTTCAAATTTCTTAATTAGATCTAAAGATGACTGTTTTAAAACATTGCAGTTACCTTTTGTTGGGCTATTTGCAAACTTCATAGCTGTGTTATAATAGGCGTTCGATTCTGCATCGCTAAAAGTGCAGGCCGAAGATGTTACATCTTCTTCAGGTTTACATTTAGTGAATACAATTATTGCACAAAATAGAATTGCAATTTTGAGAGCGTAATTTTTCATAATTTTTAATTTAATGATTGTTTTTTAGGGTGATTTAATGTTTAAACTTTTAATACAATCAAATTTAGCTTGGTATTTTTTCGAATTTAAACGCCTAATCGCCCTATTTAACAGGGTATTTTTACGGTAGCACAAAAGATCATTTTACGCTTGCTAATTCACTAGTAATTAATGACTTTTAGTAAAAATTAAACGCAAACAATCTAAATTTAAAATTATGTTAGTACAACTAGATGAAAAAAGCAAAGACAGAGGGGCAATTAAGAAAAAAGACATTAAGAAAATGGTAAAATACCATAGAGGAGGTGTGGCATTAAGCAAAAAGTTGAAATATGCTCATTTTAGATTGGAGGATATTTTGGATTTATTTGTAAAAAATGGAGTATTACACAGTAAAATTATTGACCTTTTAGAAAATGATCTAGATGTGCAGCAACATAATAAAGATTATGGAGTAAAGATTTACTTAGGAAAACATAAAGAATTAAAAACTTGTCCTCCTAATGGAAGATTAAAACCAGAGGAATATCTAAAAAAGACTACAACCATAATTTGCAATACAGATCTTGCAAATAGCGCTATTTCATCAGTAAATTTTAAAGGATTTAAAGATATGTTAGAAGACCACAAATGCCTCTTAATAGCGTCTGCAAGGCCGAAAAGCCCAACAGACCCAGGCGATGGCCTTGATCAAGCAGAAATTTGTCCGCCTTTTCCAAACAATGATGAGGAAATTTATGATATCGGAAGTGATTCCTAATCGATAATTTAATGTGGTTAACTAAATTCCCCTTTTCATTAATAGTAGAATGGATGTGTTTAATCGCATCCATTCTATTTCTTAGAAATACTTACAGCAAATACTGGAGATATTTTATTCCATATCTTGCTATTACAGTCATTATTGAAAGCTATAGCTTCTTTGTTAATAGATATTTATTTTTAAATGTGGATACTCAATGGCTTTATAATGTTTTCTTATTAATTTATACGGTATTTCATATTTATATTTTTTATAAAATAATAGACATTCCGTATGTAAAGAATATTTGCATAATTTGTCTACTTCTCATACTAGGATTCTACAGTTGGGATTTTTATAATATAGGTTTTATGAAATATTTTTCTACAACTAATACTATATTTAGTGGGGCTCTTATTCTATTATCAATATTATATTATTACAGTTTATTTAAACAAGAAGAGGCAAAAGATATTTTAAGCGAACCTGCTTTTTGGTTTGTTTCAGGCTGCCTAATTTTCTATGTAACAAGTAGTGTGGCAAACGCCTTTTTTAAAGAAATTGTAGAATACAGCAAGCAAATTAAATTTCCTTTAAGGTATGTTATCATGAATTTTTTAAATATTATGATGTACGGATGTTGGATTAAATCATTTATATGTCTTCACAAAACTCAAGCCTCTTCATAGCATTCATTTTAATTACACTCATTTTTTTTATTGTAGCGCTGGGGCTCATTTTTCTTGTAGTTATTTACAATCAACGTAGAAAAAAGCATTTAATTGAGAAACAAATGATGAAGCACCAATTCGAATCAGAACTTCTCAAAACTCAAATTGAAGTGCAAGAGCAGACTATGCAAACTATCGCATCGGATCTTCATGACAATATTGGACAATTACTTAGTTTAACAGCACTTACATTAAATTCAATTAATTTAAACGAACCACAGCGCCTTGAAAAGAAAGTCGCAGAATCTTTAAATCTAGTTAATAGCTCTATAAAGGAATTAAGAGGTTTAGCAAAGCTGATGCACGGAGAACTTATTGTACAGACTGGTTTAGGAAATGTCATTAAACACGAGCTAGATCGTTTAAAGAAACTAGGCAACTACGAGTTAAAGGTTAAAAATGAACTCATTAATATTGAAATTCACTCTCAAAACAAGGATCTTATTATTTTACGTCTGCTTCAAGAAATCATCAATAATATTATAAAACATTCAAAAGCCACACGGTTAGAATTTAATATTTATATGATCAGTGAAAAAATATTTTTAAAAATACAAGATAACGGGGTTGGTTTTGATATCGAAAACGTGAAAATGAAGAAATCTGGCATGGGGTTAAATTCTATTTTTAAGAGAGTAGCTTTAATCAATGGCGAAATTTTGATAACCTCATCGCCTACAAGTGGAACATTAATAGCTATAGACATACCCTATCCATAAAACCATGGAAAATGAAATTATAAACATTGCCATTGTTGATGACCATACATTATTTCGTTCTGGTTTAGCTAGCCTTTTATCAGAATACAATGAAATTAGTGTTGTTTTTGAGGCAACTAATGGAGTTGATCTTCAAGAAAAAATCATAAACTATCCAAATACCCAACTCGTATTAATGGATATCAATATGCCAATCATGGATGGGTATACCACTACAAAATGGCTTAAAGATACGCTACCTCATATTCATATATTAGCATTGAGTATGTTCGAAGATGAAAAGGCTATTATCGGAATGTTGAAAGCTGGAGCAGGTGGTTACATGCTAAAAGAGTCCAAGCCTTCAGAGCTTTTAACTGCAATAAAAACCACCATAGAAAAAAGCTTTTATATTAATGATTTGGTCTCAGGCAGGCTTTTAGTCTCTTTAAAACACGACCATAACAAACCAATCTTTTCCGAAAAGGAATTAATATTCTTGCAGTTTTGCAGTACAGAATTAACCTATAAAGAAATTGCATCAGAAATGAATATTAGTCCACGAACTGTAGATAATTACCGCGAATCTCTTTTTGCCAAATTAAATATAAAATCAAGAACTGGTTTGGTAGTTTATGGCATTAAAAATAATATGATTGTGATTTAGATTATAATCCTTTAACTAATCCCTTTATTATAGCAATACGTTTCTACGACTATAATTTTCGTATATTAGTTTATCAAAAGGATATGTCTTTTATCCAACGTTTAGCCTCAGCATCAAATCCATCAGAATCCAAGTCCACATCAAGTGCACCTCAATTCCGCGTCAAGTCTACCTCTTCTTCGACCCTCATTCGTCCCTTCTCTTAGCTTCCTCCTATATTCCTTTGTTAAAATGCAAAGTTTAAGGAACGAGACATGCAGGATACACGACTAAGGGATATTAGTGCGACTACAGGAGAAAGGTTAGAGGATTAAAAAGTGGCAATTAGTGTGCTGATTACAATTCAAACTCCTGATGCCTATCTGGAATTTCTACATTAACAAATCCCTTGGCAATCAGTTTTTCTTTAAACACCTGTTGCACATCATATTCTCCGTGTACCAAAAACA encodes the following:
- a CDS encoding helix-turn-helix transcriptional regulator, translating into MTLEISYEAKQISQRELEILHLVCMGNNSKEISDRLFISELTVNTHRRNMVKKLGFKNSHQLVVWAFKEQVFTF
- a CDS encoding sensor histidine kinase, which translates into the protein MSSQNSSLFIAFILITLIFFIVALGLIFLVVIYNQRRKKHLIEKQMMKHQFESELLKTQIEVQEQTMQTIASDLHDNIGQLLSLTALTLNSINLNEPQRLEKKVAESLNLVNSSIKELRGLAKLMHGELIVQTGLGNVIKHELDRLKKLGNYELKVKNELINIEIHSQNKDLIILRLLQEIINNIIKHSKATRLEFNIYMISEKIFLKIQDNGVGFDIENVKMKKSGMGLNSIFKRVALINGEILITSSPTSGTLIAIDIPYP
- a CDS encoding response regulator transcription factor, which codes for MENEIINIAIVDDHTLFRSGLASLLSEYNEISVVFEATNGVDLQEKIINYPNTQLVLMDINMPIMDGYTTTKWLKDTLPHIHILALSMFEDEKAIIGMLKAGAGGYMLKESKPSELLTAIKTTIEKSFYINDLVSGRLLVSLKHDHNKPIFSEKELIFLQFCSTELTYKEIASEMNISPRTVDNYRESLFAKLNIKSRTGLVVYGIKNNMIVI